One Glycine soja cultivar W05 chromosome 2, ASM419377v2, whole genome shotgun sequence genomic region harbors:
- the LOC114392986 gene encoding AP2-like ethylene-responsive transcription factor At2g41710: protein METHPHYISKAFSLTNVRVRLGLVWFTSMASSSSDPGKSEADGSSETLSEATAAAKDGQLRMKKAKKERVCTAKERISKMPPCAVGKRSSIYRGVTRHRWTGRYEAHLWDKSTWNQNQNKKGKQVYLGAYDDEEAAARAYDLAALRYWGPSALINFPVTDYARDLEEMQNVSREEYLASLRRKSSGFSRGLSKYRGLSSRWNPTYGRMAGSDYFNSRYYGEDSAAETKYLSSFCIERKIDLTSYIKWWGSNKSQQPDSRVRFSDVRKHGFAGDFCIEHKTLEQNVHPSEPYQLLALGMPCERIKHEHSSVSALSIVLQSAAYKNLQQRASTRQENSNYNDENENKDTIINKLDHGKAAEKSLNNDSGNERLDIAMGMSGSLPLQRNVYPPTSLLIAPLLTAYNTVDPSVDPVLWTPQVPILSAGLSGVAEVAKTETSSTYTIFQPDE, encoded by the exons ATGGAAACACATCCACACTATATTTCTAAAGCGTTTTCTCTCACTAACGTTAGGGTTAGGttaggtttggtttggtttacgtcaatggcttcttcttcttccgatCCTGGCAAGTCCGAAGCTGACGGCAGTTCGGAGACTCTGTCGGAAGCAACCGCGGCGGCGAAGGATGGACAGTTacggatgaagaaggcaaagaaaGAGAGAGTGTGCACTGCGAAGGAGCGAATCAGCAAGATGCCTCCTTGCGCTGTGGGCAAACGCAGCTCCATTTACCGCGGCGTCACCAG GCATAGATGGACTGGTCGTTATGAAGCACATCTTTGGGACAAAAGTACCTGGAACCAGAATCAGAATAAGAAAGGAAAGCAAG TTTACTTGG GGGCATATGATGATGAAGAGGCAGCAGCTAGAGCATATGACCTTGCTGCTCTGAGATATTGGGGTCCGAGTGCTCTCATAAACTTTCCA GTGACTGATTATGCAAGAGATCTTGAAGAAATGCAGAATGTATCCAGAGAGGAATACCTTGCATCTTTACGGAG GAAGAGCAGTGGTTTTTCAAGAGGACTTTCCAAATACCGGGGACTCTCCAG TCGATGGAATCCAACATATGGTCGTATGGCTGGATCTGACTACTTCAACAGTAGATATTATG GTGAAGATTCAGCTGCAGAAACCAAATATCTAAGTAGTTTCTGCATAGAAAGAAAGATTGATTTAACAAGTTACATCAAATGGTGGGGGTCAAATAAAAGTCAGCAACCTGATTCTAGAGTAAGATTTTCAGATGTTAGAAAGCATGGTTTTGCTGGAGATTTTTGCATTGAACACAAAACATTGGAACAAAACGTCCATCCTTCAGAACCATACCAGTTGCTAGCATTAGGCATGCCCTGTGAAAGGATCAAACATGAACATTCTTCTGTCTCGGCTTTAAGTATTGTGTTACAATCAGCTGCTTACAAGAACTTGCAACAGAGAGCATCAACGAGACAGGAAAATAGCAATTATAATGAcgagaatgaaaataaagataCCATCATCAATAAGTTGGACCATGGGAAGGCAGCAGAGAAATCATTGAATAATGACAGTGGCAATGAAAGACTTGACATTGCAATGGGAATGAGTGGATCGCTGCCTCTTCAAAGAAATGTTTACCCACCGACATCGTTATTGATTGCTCCACTTTTGACTGCCTACAACACTGTTGATCCATCGGTAGATCCTGTTCTCTGGACGCCACAGGTTCCTATACTTTCTGCTGGCCTTTCTGGTGTAGCTGAG GTTGCGAAGACTGAGACCAGTTCAACGTACACCATTTTTCAGCCAGACGAGTGA